Proteins from a genomic interval of Streptomyces sp. NBC_01445:
- a CDS encoding SAM-dependent methyltransferase, protein MTAQSSGSRIDTSRAHPARVYDWLLGGKDNYPVDQEVGEKLPPESRLSARRNRAFMHRAAAWLAGNGIDQFLDVGTGIPTKPNLHQIVQGIVPSARVAYTDNDPIVLRHAEALLVSTPQGATDYIEADVRQPKVILDHARTFLDFTRPVALSMLALMHFITDEEDPYALARTLIDALPSGSYFVFSHGTTDEHPHLAKTVKNTYRQGEIPLRMRTRAEVEPFFEGLELVEPGLVTSTKWYKETPAPEAELSGFYVGVARVP, encoded by the coding sequence ATGACGGCACAGTCCTCCGGAAGCCGTATCGACACGAGCAGGGCCCACCCGGCGCGTGTCTACGACTGGCTGCTGGGCGGCAAGGACAACTATCCGGTCGATCAGGAAGTCGGGGAGAAGCTGCCGCCGGAGTCGCGCCTCAGCGCCCGGCGCAACCGCGCGTTCATGCACCGTGCGGCGGCCTGGCTGGCCGGCAACGGCATCGACCAGTTCCTCGACGTCGGCACGGGCATACCGACGAAGCCGAACCTGCACCAGATCGTGCAGGGCATCGTGCCGTCGGCGCGGGTCGCGTACACCGACAACGACCCCATCGTGCTGCGGCACGCGGAGGCGCTCCTGGTCAGCACTCCGCAGGGGGCGACCGACTACATCGAGGCCGACGTCCGTCAGCCCAAGGTCATCCTCGACCACGCCCGTACGTTCCTGGACTTCACCCGGCCCGTCGCGCTGTCGATGCTCGCCCTGATGCACTTCATCACCGACGAGGAGGACCCGTACGCTCTCGCGCGGACCCTCATCGACGCCCTGCCCTCGGGCAGTTACTTCGTGTTCTCCCACGGCACCACCGATGAGCACCCGCACCTCGCGAAGACGGTGAAGAACACGTACCGGCAGGGCGAGATCCCGTTGCGGATGCGTACGCGGGCCGAGGTCGAGCCGTTCTTCGAGGGCCTGGAGCTGGTGGAGCCGGGGCTGGTCACTTCGACGAAGTGGTACAAGGAGACGCCCGCACCCGAGGCGGAGCTGAGCGGCTTCTACGTCGGGGTCGCCCGCGTGCCCTAG